The Streptomyces tendae genome contains the following window.
GCTGATCCCGCCGCGGCAACGAGGCAAACACATCGGCAGCGAACCCCGCCAACTCACCCCGGAGCCGTTCCACCTCCCCAACTTCACCTGGAAGACTGCCCACCACCAACCGAGATCACTCAACGTAACGAAGCACCACTAGGGGTGAGGCAGTGCGCTGAGGATGTGCCGGGTGGATTCGTTGTGGTAGTACGCCGCCAGAGCGGCCCTTCCAGCATCCCGGTCCCGCATCGCCGCGAGGATTCCGGCGTGTTGCTCATTCGACACTCTGAGTGCCTCCCCGGGGCGGCGGATGAGCCGGACCAGCCGGGTAAGCTCCACCTGGGCGCGGGCCACCTCGTCGATCAAGGGGCCACTCCCGGTGATTTCTGCGATCTTGATATGGAAGCGCACGTCGAGACGCCGGTAATCATCTGCTTCTTCCGCTTCGTCCATCCTGGCGATGAGCGTGTCGAGTTCGTCGAGATCCGCTTCACCGGCTCGGGTGGCGGCCAGCATGGTGGCACCCATGTCGAGCGATGCGCGCAGGTCCAGCCGCCCCGTCCAGTCGTCCGGCAGGACGGGGCGCTCACCCCCCAAGCCCTCACTCACGAAGGTGCCGCCCCCTCTGCCCGGACGGGCATGGATGCGACCGGTCTCCTGCAGGGCAGCCAGCGCTCGCCGCAATGTGGCCCGGGAGACCCCCAACCGGGCGGCGAGTTCGCGCTCCGGTGGGAGTTGCGATCCCGGCAGCAGGAGTCCCAGGGTGATCGAGTTACTCAGCCGCTCTACCGTCTCCTCAAAGGCGGTGGCAGGCGTGATGGGTCTGAGCGCATGGTT
Protein-coding sequences here:
- a CDS encoding FadR/GntR family transcriptional regulator → MTHAGTPRATDLWSENHALRPITPATAFEETVERLSNSITLGLLLPGSQLPPERELAARLGVSRATLRRALAALQETGRIHARPGRGGGTFVSEGLGGERPVLPDDWTGRLDLRASLDMGATMLAATRAGEADLDELDTLIARMDEAEEADDYRRLDVRFHIKIAEITGSGPLIDEVARAQVELTRLVRLIRRPGEALRVSNEQHAGILAAMRDRDAGRAALAAYYHNESTRHILSALPHP